Proteins from one Bos taurus isolate L1 Dominette 01449 registration number 42190680 breed Hereford chromosome 7, ARS-UCD2.0, whole genome shotgun sequence genomic window:
- the SPINK9 gene encoding serine protease inhibitor Kazal-type 9 isoform X2, with translation MRTTAFVLLSALTLATILNVDCVKHHEQIDCSKYKMLPSEERFCYEIYAPICGSDGKTYDNDCYFCYEVEKTNNKLKFVHFGKC, from the exons ATGAGAACAACAGCCTTTGTCCTGCTCTCAGCCCTGACGCTTGCAACCATCCTCA ATGTAGACTGCGTCAAACACCATGAACAG ATTGACTGtagtaaatataaaatgttacCATCAGAAGAAAGATTTTGTTATGAAATATATGCACCAATTTGTGGATCTGATGGCAAAACTTATGACAATGATTGCTACTTTTGTTATGAAGTTGA GAAAACTAACAACAAACTTAAATTTGTACACTTTGGAAAATGTTGA
- the SPINK9 gene encoding serine protease inhibitor Kazal-type 9 isoform X1 — protein sequence MNRLVSGNSYFTTETELLTIYKAEPIRAVQTPESHFFFLHWTALDHLSSMRTTAFVLLSALMLATILNVDCVKHHEQIDCSKYKMLPSEERFCYEIYAPICGSDGKTYDNDCYFCYEVEKTNNKLKFVHFGKC from the exons ATGAACAG GCTTGTTTCTGGAAATAGCTATTTCACAACTGAGACAGAACTCTTGACAATATATAAGGCAGAACCCATTCGGGCTGTGCAGACACCAGAAAGTCACTTCTTTTTCCTCCACTGGACTGCCCTTGACCACCTCAGCAGTATGAGAACAACAGCCTTTGTCCTGCTCTCAGCCCTGATGCTTGCAACCATCCTCA ATGTAGACTGCGTCAAACACCATGAACAG ATTGACTGtagtaaatataaaatgttacCATCAGAAGAAAGATTTTGTTATGAAATATATGCACCAATTTGTGGATCTGATGGCAAAACTTATGACAATGATTGCTACTTTTGTTATGAAGTTGA GAAAACTAACAACAAACTTAAATTTGTACACTTTGGAAAATGTTGA